In a genomic window of Methanogenium sp. S4BF:
- a CDS encoding ATP-binding cassette domain-containing protein produces MLTIEHISKDLGEFILDDVSLEVNDGEYFVIIGPTGAGKTILLETIAGVYPPDSGTVSLDGRDVTFVPPRERNITMVYQDYMLFPHLTVAENIGFGLKNRKLPPAEITDKVAAVAEIFGIGHLLHRYPDTLSGGEQQRAAISRAIVLEPSILLLDEPLSALDGQTRERLRAELKRLHAAFRTTIIHITHNFEEVFSLSSRVAVMHQGRVLQVGTPDEVFRHPNSAFVAEFVGVQNIFRGTCTETDGLSVVRVEGEDGPHLICSSLCTASAGVTATVRPEDIMVSRSRIESTARNCFAGTITDVADNGSMVRLSVDTGLPFIAAVTRQGWYALGAEIGDTVYLTVMAQSVHIF; encoded by the coding sequence ATGCTGACAATAGAACACATATCAAAAGATTTGGGAGAGTTCATCCTCGACGATGTCTCCCTTGAAGTCAACGACGGAGAGTACTTCGTCATCATCGGGCCCACCGGTGCCGGCAAGACCATCCTTCTGGAGACCATCGCAGGAGTATACCCCCCTGATTCAGGCACCGTATCCCTCGATGGCAGGGATGTCACCTTTGTGCCGCCGCGTGAACGCAACATCACCATGGTCTATCAGGACTATATGCTCTTTCCTCACCTGACCGTTGCAGAGAATATCGGATTTGGCCTGAAGAACCGGAAACTTCCTCCGGCTGAAATTACTGACAAGGTTGCAGCTGTGGCAGAGATCTTCGGCATCGGACACCTGCTCCACCGTTACCCGGACACCCTCTCCGGCGGAGAGCAGCAGCGGGCGGCAATATCACGGGCCATCGTCCTCGAACCCTCAATCCTGCTCCTGGACGAGCCCCTGAGTGCTCTGGACGGGCAGACACGTGAGCGACTCAGGGCTGAACTTAAACGCCTGCATGCCGCCTTCAGGACAACAATCATCCATATCACCCATAACTTTGAGGAGGTGTTTTCCCTTTCATCACGGGTGGCCGTGATGCACCAGGGCAGGGTCCTGCAGGTCGGGACCCCGGACGAGGTATTCCGGCACCCCAACTCAGCGTTTGTTGCAGAGTTCGTCGGCGTCCAGAATATCTTTCGGGGCACCTGCACGGAAACAGACGGCCTATCGGTGGTTCGTGTGGAGGGGGAAGACGGTCCCCACCTCATCTGTTCGTCCCTCTGCACCGCCAGCGCCGGGGTCACGGCAACCGTCCGGCCGGAAGACATCATGGTCTCACGTTCCAGAATCGAATCCACCGCACGGAATTGCTTTGCAGGCACCATCACCGATGTGGCAGATAACGGTTCGATGGTTCGGTTATCCGTCGATACCGGTTTGCCCTTCATTGCCGCAGTAACCCGGCAGGGATGGTACGCACTTGGTGCAGAGATCGGAGATACCGTATATCTGACAGTTATGGCGCAGTCCGTCCATATATTCTAA
- a CDS encoding S-adenosylmethionine decarboxylase — MEQVAVVSTSDEGIIRQFKETDAWGLATAVDLKKCNPETIRDAEKIREFVVQLCELIDMKRFGETQVVHFGPCDRVAGYSMTQLIETSLISGHFANDTNAAYLDIFSCKEYAPEIVAEFCKDFFEAESCTTQVLFRN; from the coding sequence ATGGAACAGGTAGCAGTAGTATCCACATCTGATGAGGGGATCATCAGACAGTTCAAAGAGACGGATGCATGGGGTCTTGCGACCGCAGTCGATCTCAAGAAATGTAACCCGGAAACCATCCGGGATGCGGAAAAGATTCGTGAGTTCGTAGTTCAGCTGTGTGAACTCATTGACATGAAACGATTTGGAGAAACACAGGTCGTTCATTTCGGTCCATGTGACCGGGTTGCCGGCTATTCCATGACCCAGCTGATTGAAACCTCACTGATATCAGGCCACTTTGCCAACGACACAAACGCGGCATACCTCGATATCTTCAGCTGTAAGGAGTACGCTCCCGAGATTGTGGCTGAATTCTGTAAAGATTTCTTTGAAGCTGAATCCTGTACGACACAGGTTCTGTTCAGAAATTAA
- a CDS encoding lamin tail domain-containing protein, with amino-acid sequence MGKRSRLGKLGIFVLLVAGIFGALNYGDEILQFVPSVTAGPEEDGLVVGAFNVQVFGTTKAAREDVMDVLGQTIRSYDLIAIQEIRDSSGTALPALLEEVNCDGSRYAYVASDRLGRTVSKEQYAYFYNTDTVRLQGAPQTYPEPEGTDPFHREPFIVWFEGTQDPVSAVCAVIHTDPDEATEEIAALTDVVDWIYAAYPSEPDVIVMGDFNADGTYFDEESDTPLRASGYHWLTGNDMDTTTGDTVRTYDRMVITESLTDEYTGTAGVFRYDERFGVAPPLLTAVSDHYPVYAVFTTGDTGSPEAAAPAATTAGATPSTSPAVTIAPPDAVPGEGASGWAVMITGVSPADEWVTIQNTGTLSQNLTGWILTDDTGSNRYTFPLHHLEPGELVTVYTGTGEAAGGVLYWGRAQDVWNNDGDTAYLYGPGGVLVSSFPVDAAV; translated from the coding sequence ATGGGAAAACGTTCACGCCTGGGAAAGCTTGGCATCTTTGTACTGCTTGTTGCAGGTATCTTCGGTGCACTAAATTACGGTGATGAGATCCTGCAGTTTGTACCGTCCGTGACTGCCGGCCCGGAAGAAGACGGGCTTGTGGTTGGTGCATTCAATGTTCAGGTCTTCGGCACGACAAAGGCCGCCCGTGAGGATGTGATGGATGTGCTCGGGCAGACAATCCGGTCATATGATCTCATTGCCATTCAGGAGATCCGTGACAGTTCCGGAACAGCCCTTCCCGCCCTCCTTGAGGAAGTGAACTGCGACGGTTCACGCTATGCCTATGTGGCCTCCGATCGGCTGGGGCGGACGGTGTCAAAGGAGCAGTATGCCTATTTCTATAATACCGATACCGTGAGGCTGCAGGGTGCGCCGCAGACCTACCCGGAACCGGAGGGGACAGACCCGTTCCATCGCGAGCCCTTTATCGTCTGGTTTGAAGGCACGCAGGACCCGGTCAGTGCGGTATGTGCGGTTATTCATACCGACCCTGATGAGGCGACCGAAGAGATTGCCGCCTTAACCGATGTTGTGGACTGGATCTATGCTGCGTATCCGTCGGAGCCGGATGTGATTGTGATGGGGGACTTCAATGCGGATGGCACGTATTTTGACGAGGAGTCTGATACTCCGCTCCGTGCATCCGGGTATCACTGGCTGACAGGAAATGACATGGATACTACGACCGGAGATACCGTGAGGACCTATGACCGGATGGTCATCACCGAATCCCTCACTGATGAATATACCGGCACTGCCGGTGTATTCCGGTATGACGAGCGGTTTGGGGTGGCCCCTCCGCTCCTGACCGCTGTCTCGGACCATTATCCGGTATACGCAGTCTTTACCACAGGCGATACTGGCAGTCCGGAAGCGGCAGCACCGGCAGCCACGACGGCAGGTGCCACACCATCGACCTCTCCTGCTGTGACCATTGCTCCTCCTGATGCTGTGCCGGGAGAAGGAGCTTCAGGATGGGCTGTCATGATCACCGGTGTCAGTCCGGCTGACGAATGGGTGACCATTCAGAACACCGGCACCCTGTCACAGAATCTGACCGGGTGGATACTCACTGACGATACCGGAAGCAACCGGTATACATTTCCTCTTCATCACCTGGAGCCCGGGGAGCTGGTCACGGTGTATACCGGGACCGGTGAAGCAGCCGGAGGCGTGCTCTATTGGGGAAGGGCTCAGGATGTATGGAATAATGACGGGGACACGGCATACCTGTATGGTCCCGGCGGAGTGCTGGTGTCATCGTTTCCCGTCGACGCTGCTGTCTGA
- a CDS encoding YkgJ family cysteine cluster protein, whose translation MILRRLKGMEEERALLETYPVADYADIVSETGFSCTCCGRCCTKAANDHVFLLDEDVRRIRQEHPDVLVPAPYFEACDQNGRFFVSGYALKTADGNVCTFLNDSGRCRIYGDRPLICRVYPYMLHREPDESGNVHWCHLSGLNTHGEYHVSMTSEDASAVAEETIRYEKEYLDQQIAFIRALLALFEEEGLRYVRRTYDLAMRGFCQGETVPVMVFCDGRFEETVVSRDMY comes from the coding sequence GTGATTCTGAGACGGCTGAAGGGAATGGAAGAGGAGCGTGCGCTTCTTGAAACATACCCGGTGGCAGACTATGCTGATATCGTCAGCGAAACCGGATTCTCCTGCACCTGCTGTGGGCGCTGCTGCACAAAGGCAGCCAATGATCATGTATTTTTGCTGGATGAGGATGTGCGCCGTATCCGGCAGGAGCACCCTGATGTGCTGGTGCCCGCCCCCTATTTTGAGGCGTGCGACCAGAACGGGCGGTTCTTTGTGTCCGGGTATGCACTGAAGACAGCGGACGGAAATGTATGCACGTTTCTGAATGATTCCGGCCGGTGCCGCATCTATGGGGATCGCCCCCTGATCTGCCGGGTATATCCGTATATGCTGCATCGGGAGCCGGACGAATCGGGGAATGTGCACTGGTGCCATCTATCCGGCCTCAATACGCACGGGGAATACCATGTCTCCATGACGTCTGAAGACGCATCAGCAGTGGCGGAGGAGACTATCCGCTACGAAAAAGAGTATCTGGACCAGCAAATAGCATTCATCCGTGCCCTTCTTGCACTGTTTGAAGAAGAGGGGCTTCGGTATGTCCGCCGGACATATGACCTTGCGATGCGGGGCTTTTGCCAGGGTGAGACGGTGCCTGTCATGGTCTTCTGTGACGGCCGGTTTGAAGAGACCGTTGTCTCCCGTGATATGTATTAA
- a CDS encoding site-specific DNA-methyltransferase, which yields MKISSSIETDRIYRTDCLEGMKQMQTGSVDIVVTSPPYNIGKPSATHDDTMPYDEYLDWMHRVAHESRRILREDGSFFLNIGGKPREPWVPYDVMQEFREDYVLQNVIHWVKSISIAKEDAGNYDAIRDDISVGHYQPVNSERYLSQCHEHIFHFTPAGTTKLDKLAIGVKYQDKTNIGRWKQATQDLRDRGNVWFIPYKTIRSSRPHPTSFPEKLPEMCIRLHGHTPDTVVCDPFMGIGNTALACITLGVRYVGFEIDPEYCDCAEERIRRRITPEP from the coding sequence ATGAAGATATCGTCATCCATTGAGACTGACCGGATTTACCGGACAGATTGCCTTGAGGGCATGAAACAGATGCAAACCGGCAGTGTGGATATCGTAGTCACATCGCCCCCCTACAATATCGGCAAACCCTCTGCAACTCATGACGACACCATGCCCTATGATGAATATCTGGACTGGATGCACCGTGTCGCACATGAATCCCGCCGCATTCTTCGTGAGGACGGGTCGTTTTTCTTAAATATCGGCGGAAAACCCCGTGAGCCGTGGGTGCCCTATGATGTCATGCAGGAATTCAGGGAGGATTACGTCCTCCAGAATGTTATTCACTGGGTGAAGTCCATATCGATTGCAAAGGAAGATGCCGGCAATTATGATGCCATAAGAGATGACATCTCCGTCGGACACTACCAGCCGGTAAATTCGGAGAGGTACCTCAGCCAGTGCCATGAACACATCTTCCATTTCACCCCCGCAGGCACAACAAAACTGGATAAGCTTGCCATCGGGGTGAAATATCAGGACAAGACCAATATCGGCCGCTGGAAACAGGCAACACAGGATCTGCGGGACAGGGGGAATGTCTGGTTCATCCCCTACAAAACCATCCGGTCATCCCGGCCGCATCCCACCAGTTTCCCGGAGAAGCTCCCGGAGATGTGTATCCGTCTGCACGGACACACTCCGGATACAGTCGTCTGTGACCCGTTTATGGGCATCGGGAATACAGCACTTGCATGCATCACCCTTGGCGTCCGCTACGTCGGATTTGAGATAGACCCGGAATACTGCGACTGTGCTGAGGAACGGATACGAAGACGAATAACACCGGAACCATAA
- a CDS encoding PP2C family serine/threonine-protein phosphatase, translating into MMPDSLPAEVRYRISGAAVAGPSHDAGEMPCQDAWDAAVFGGSGAAVAVADGLGSAVHGREGALAAVSAAVSALTSFFRPWPDGAGCDADIEKNSRMLNAACKAAHDAVMTRAAACGANPRSFACTLIILLWYGNVVATARIGDGAVVCLQGDEIVLLSAPHERRYVNEVVPLTDEGYEDACVLSSDLPAVTACSVFTDGCERLVLEKKPDGYHPYVPFFRPFFSAVAPLAGTPEGDRAIAGLLSSDRFITFSEDDKTLVVIVSDEGRGEDTG; encoded by the coding sequence ATGATGCCCGACTCTCTCCCGGCAGAAGTCCGCTACCGGATTTCCGGTGCTGCTGTTGCCGGTCCGTCGCATGATGCGGGAGAGATGCCCTGTCAGGATGCCTGGGATGCGGCGGTCTTTGGCGGGTCAGGTGCGGCGGTCGCTGTTGCAGATGGGCTGGGAAGTGCGGTGCATGGCAGAGAGGGTGCATTGGCTGCGGTATCAGCAGCTGTTTCGGCGCTGACATCTTTTTTTCGTCCCTGGCCGGATGGAGCCGGGTGCGATGCCGATATTGAAAAGAACAGCCGGATGCTGAATGCGGCCTGCAAAGCTGCCCATGATGCGGTCATGACCCGGGCGGCTGCCTGTGGAGCGAATCCCCGTTCGTTTGCCTGCACCCTGATTATTCTTCTCTGGTATGGGAATGTCGTGGCAACAGCCCGGATCGGGGATGGGGCGGTGGTCTGCCTGCAGGGGGATGAGATTGTCCTGCTTTCTGCCCCTCATGAGCGACGCTACGTGAATGAAGTGGTGCCGCTCACCGATGAGGGATATGAGGATGCCTGTGTGCTTTCATCCGACCTGCCTGCCGTTACTGCATGTTCGGTCTTTACGGACGGATGCGAACGGCTGGTCCTTGAGAAAAAACCGGACGGGTACCACCCATACGTCCCGTTTTTTCGTCCCTTCTTTTCGGCAGTTGCCCCGCTCGCCGGAACACCGGAGGGTGACCGGGCCATTGCCGGGCTTCTGTCATCAGATAGGTTCATTACCTTTTCAGAAGATGATAAGACTCTGGTTGTAATTGTGTCAGATGAAGGGAGAGGTGAAGATACTGGATAA
- a CDS encoding VWA domain-containing protein, giving the protein MSGLEDLVEIAYPGEPHCPIVLLLDTSGSMSIHGKIDDLNEGLRAFKEELSSDALARKRVDIAVVTFGETVEVAHPFSLVEEFTPPGIIAAGLTPMGEAIQCAIALVKERKEQYHTAGMDSYRPWIFLVTDGEPTDMYDGDPLWEEVTGAIRSGEENGDFLFFAVGAEPADMNILAAISPPGRDPVRLRENRFSEMFVWLSRSQAKVSTSGTGDQVILEDFFGPAGWGEIPFL; this is encoded by the coding sequence ATGAGCGGATTAGAGGATTTGGTTGAGATTGCGTATCCCGGGGAGCCCCATTGTCCTATCGTGCTGCTGCTTGACACTTCAGGGTCGATGTCCATTCATGGCAAAATTGATGATCTGAACGAAGGGCTCCGGGCATTCAAAGAAGAACTGAGTTCTGATGCACTTGCCCGTAAACGGGTGGATATCGCAGTTGTTACATTTGGTGAGACCGTTGAGGTGGCTCACCCGTTCTCTCTCGTTGAGGAGTTCACACCTCCCGGAATAATCGCCGCCGGACTGACTCCGATGGGAGAGGCGATACAGTGTGCCATTGCCCTGGTAAAGGAACGAAAGGAGCAATACCATACAGCAGGGATGGATTCATACCGGCCATGGATCTTTCTCGTCACTGATGGGGAGCCGACCGATATGTATGATGGTGACCCACTCTGGGAGGAGGTGACCGGTGCCATCCGGTCGGGTGAGGAGAATGGAGATTTTCTGTTCTTCGCTGTTGGTGCAGAACCGGCGGATATGAATATTCTGGCTGCCATTTCTCCCCCGGGGCGTGACCCGGTCCGGCTCAGGGAGAATCGGTTCTCCGAGATGTTTGTCTGGCTCTCCCGCAGCCAGGCGAAGGTGTCCACATCCGGCACCGGTGACCAGGTCATACTGGAAGACTTCTTCGGTCCCGCAGGATGGGGCGAGATACCATTCCTATAA
- a CDS encoding tetratricopeptide repeat protein codes for MRNISSRGDCCRVLALLGIVAFCIGGGAAETGTPPDSFDYANAGIALANAGDYQAALAYYDKALEQHPDIAEIHYNRAVALEHLGMRELAVSEYEAAIEIDPNLMEAQTNLFLLTLDIINPVTIALATLGGCILALSHHRHKRKEEMEKRVLQGIIRE; via the coding sequence ATGAGAAACATCAGCAGTAGGGGTGACTGCTGCAGAGTTCTTGCCTTACTGGGGATTGTCGCATTCTGTATTGGCGGGGGGGCAGCAGAAACAGGGACACCACCCGATTCATTTGACTACGCAAATGCAGGCATTGCACTGGCGAATGCAGGAGATTATCAGGCGGCACTGGCGTATTATGATAAAGCACTTGAACAGCATCCAGATATTGCAGAGATACATTACAACAGGGCAGTTGCACTGGAGCATCTTGGAATGCGAGAACTGGCGGTCTCAGAATATGAGGCTGCCATTGAAATTGACCCGAATCTCATGGAGGCACAGACAAACCTGTTTCTCCTGACGCTTGATATCATCAATCCGGTGACGATTGCATTGGCCACCCTCGGCGGATGCATACTCGCTCTCTCCCACCACAGGCATAAGAGAAAAGAGGAGATGGAAAAGCGGGTTCTTCAGGGAATCATCCGGGAATGA
- a CDS encoding PAS domain S-box protein has translation MLSLTSDAILVLNSSGDIDFANARFLRIEGYELDDIAGKCLSEVPFTLVDDEVMEKAASSPSGEIFEKEIPVETADGSQIFRTKCIRTVLPDGGGATTLIFEDITQRRECQAQLRMKEALYRAVVEDQTEFIIRYRPDRTITFVNDAYCRAFGIDRLEVIGTVFAPSIPAAYQKNVSSRLSGLTPDDPVVSFANPVIMPDGSEAWHQWTNRGIFTDSGTLVGYQSVGRDITEQMRIQKAKCDLVEDLTLLSDFSGGLVMLSEEDSISLYAAEYLRKVAPSSLLLFFSLHGGFYHFHEVLCGDDRGNTNPVAILDGAKGMRFPCSIEIARRISPPNLKPFSPDCAAQFCTSFGDAAGRAFDELLQKSFCLSMGIISGSVLLGTCIVVSETNIESRSVSLIETIINQAAMMIQNRNMLESLRLTEKRYESLLDHSGSMIGIHAGGKILYANTRLREFLGIPLNQDVEMLSFSGFIHPDDLDFVTDRMIHVYSKGEVAPPMEERLIDADGTVKKVVVYSFPTVYHGEPGSQFVIQPLSRNG, from the coding sequence ATGCTGAGCCTCACGTCTGATGCAATCCTTGTTCTCAACTCGTCAGGCGACATCGACTTTGCGAATGCCCGTTTTCTCAGGATCGAGGGGTACGAGCTCGATGATATCGCCGGGAAATGCCTTTCGGAAGTTCCCTTCACACTCGTTGATGATGAGGTGATGGAGAAGGCCGCCTCCTCTCCCTCGGGCGAGATATTTGAAAAAGAGATACCGGTAGAAACGGCTGACGGGTCACAGATATTCAGGACCAAATGTATCAGAACCGTTCTGCCGGATGGTGGTGGTGCGACAACACTGATCTTTGAAGATATAACACAACGGCGTGAATGCCAGGCACAGCTCAGAATGAAAGAGGCGCTGTACCGGGCGGTAGTCGAAGACCAGACTGAATTTATCATCCGGTATCGTCCGGACAGGACAATCACGTTTGTGAATGATGCATACTGCAGGGCGTTTGGCATCGACCGTCTGGAGGTGATTGGTACGGTATTTGCCCCTTCCATCCCGGCAGCATACCAAAAAAACGTCTCATCCCGGTTATCTGGTCTCACACCTGATGATCCGGTTGTCTCCTTTGCAAATCCTGTGATCATGCCGGATGGATCCGAGGCATGGCACCAGTGGACAAACCGGGGGATATTCACTGACTCAGGGACGCTTGTTGGTTATCAGTCAGTTGGTCGTGATATTACCGAACAGATGCGGATTCAGAAAGCAAAATGTGATCTTGTGGAGGATCTGACGTTGTTATCTGATTTTTCCGGCGGACTGGTGATGCTGTCCGAAGAGGATAGTATATCCCTGTATGCTGCAGAATATCTCCGAAAAGTTGCTCCCTCATCACTCCTCCTGTTTTTCTCCCTCCATGGCGGGTTCTATCATTTTCATGAGGTGCTCTGTGGGGATGATCGGGGTAATACAAACCCGGTGGCTATTCTTGATGGCGCAAAAGGGATGCGATTTCCCTGTTCCATCGAGATTGCACGGCGTATCTCGCCCCCAAATCTAAAGCCATTTTCGCCTGATTGTGCGGCTCAGTTCTGCACATCCTTTGGCGATGCTGCAGGGAGGGCCTTTGATGAGCTGCTGCAGAAGTCCTTCTGTCTTTCTATGGGAATTATTTCCGGCAGCGTTCTTCTGGGTACCTGTATTGTTGTATCGGAAACGAACATCGAATCACGGTCTGTGTCTCTTATTGAGACAATTATTAATCAGGCTGCAATGATGATCCAGAACCGGAATATGCTGGAATCATTGCGTCTGACCGAGAAGCGCTATGAGAGTCTGCTTGACCATTCGGGCAGTATGATTGGTATTCATGCCGGTGGAAAAATTCTCTACGCAAATACGCGACTTCGGGAATTCCTGGGCATTCCATTGAATCAGGATGTGGAGATGCTGTCGTTCAGCGGGTTTATTCATCCTGATGATCTCGATTTTGTCACCGACAGGATGATTCATGTTTATTCAAAAGGCGAGGTGGCGCCTCCGATGGAAGAGCGGCTGATTGATGCGGACGGAACGGTAAAGAAGGTGGTAGTATACAGTTTTCCCACAGTGTACCACGGGGAACCGGGAAGCCAGTTTGTCATTCAGCCGCTCTCACGGAATGGATAA
- a CDS encoding GNAT family N-acetyltransferase, with product MARIDGTDVQIRTATEDEVPVFIEWARVEGWNPGIHDGECHYAADPDGWFVAERDGEIVGTLVVTNYDASFSFGGFYIIREDIRGEGAGWKLWNHGMAHTGERNFGGDGVFEMQNKYAENAGLIYAYRNIRWQGTADGRAQPDLVSAQELPFDALSAYDRRHFPAERSRFVDKWISRDETLALAFLHPDESIGGYGVIRRCFEGHKIGPVFADTPVIAERIVEGLTELIPGEVFFFDTPEPNAAAVAMARNRHMEEVFGTARMYSRNIPVLPLQEIFGVTSFELG from the coding sequence ATGGCCAGAATAGACGGGACAGATGTGCAGATACGCACTGCTACAGAAGATGAAGTTCCCGTGTTCATAGAATGGGCACGGGTTGAAGGGTGGAATCCCGGGATCCATGACGGGGAATGCCATTATGCGGCAGATCCGGACGGGTGGTTTGTCGCAGAGAGAGACGGGGAGATCGTAGGCACACTGGTCGTGACCAACTATGATGCGTCTTTCTCCTTTGGGGGGTTCTATATCATCCGTGAGGATATCCGGGGAGAGGGGGCCGGGTGGAAACTCTGGAATCATGGCATGGCCCATACAGGAGAGAGAAATTTCGGTGGAGACGGTGTCTTTGAGATGCAGAACAAATATGCTGAGAATGCCGGTCTCATCTACGCATACCGGAATATCCGCTGGCAGGGTACAGCAGACGGGCGTGCGCAGCCGGATCTGGTGTCTGCACAGGAACTGCCCTTTGATGCTCTTTCAGCATATGACAGGCGTCATTTCCCGGCAGAACGCAGTCGGTTTGTGGATAAATGGATATCGCGGGATGAAACCCTGGCACTGGCGTTTCTTCACCCGGATGAATCCATCGGCGGGTATGGGGTGATTCGCCGCTGCTTTGAGGGGCATAAAATCGGACCGGTCTTTGCAGATACGCCTGTAATTGCAGAACGCATCGTTGAAGGTCTCACCGAATTGATTCCCGGAGAAGTCTTCTTCTTTGATACGCCCGAACCAAACGCTGCGGCAGTAGCGATGGCCCGGAACAGGCATATGGAGGAGGTCTTCGGCACCGCGAGAATGTACTCCCGGAATATCCCGGTGCTTCCGCTGCAGGAGATCTTTGGCGTCACTTCATTTGAGCTGGGGTGA
- a CDS encoding type II toxin-antitoxin system PemK/MazF family toxin, which produces MKGCRPGDIILAPFRLGNSTYPRPLVILAIANDEDLQVCPVTSRRPSDTPAMECSIHHFQKGGLDLFEDSYILLHETGTIRKKSIRSKKGTLEPDYFTAVLERVRADI; this is translated from the coding sequence ATGAAAGGCTGCAGACCGGGAGATATTATTCTGGCCCCGTTCCGGCTGGGAAACAGCACATATCCACGACCCCTGGTGATACTCGCAATAGCAAATGATGAAGACCTGCAGGTCTGCCCGGTCACGTCCCGTCGCCCGTCAGACACGCCTGCCATGGAATGCTCCATCCATCATTTCCAAAAAGGAGGCCTTGATCTCTTCGAGGACAGCTATATTCTGCTCCATGAAACCGGGACTATCCGTAAAAAATCCATCCGCTCGAAAAAAGGAACCCTTGAGCCGGATTATTTCACGGCAGTCCTCGAGCGTGTCCGGGCAGACATATAA
- a CDS encoding GNAT family N-acetyltransferase, producing MTTGDDTDAHAGLQIRVAVPADGDVIAARNCDMAYETEGRMLDPETAKHGALSLLKDPAKGWYLVAEYNGKVVGQCMITREWSDWRNGHYWWIQSVYIVPECRRTGVFSALYAWISGEAHRRPDVAGLRLYVEEENWAAREAYRSLGMKHAAYVMYEDIFGDTAEKVIPSRIAGSD from the coding sequence ATGACGACCGGAGATGATACGGATGCGCATGCAGGCCTGCAGATCAGGGTTGCCGTGCCTGCTGACGGAGATGTGATTGCTGCACGAAACTGTGATATGGCATATGAGACGGAGGGGAGGATGCTTGACCCGGAAACGGCAAAGCACGGGGCTCTGTCCCTTCTGAAAGACCCGGCGAAGGGGTGGTACCTGGTGGCGGAATATAACGGGAAGGTGGTCGGGCAGTGCATGATTACCCGCGAATGGAGTGACTGGAGAAACGGACATTACTGGTGGATACAGAGCGTTTATATTGTTCCGGAATGCCGACGGACAGGAGTTTTCTCGGCGTTATATGCATGGATTTCCGGTGAAGCACACCGGCGCCCGGACGTGGCGGGGCTTCGCCTGTATGTGGAAGAGGAGAATTGGGCGGCCCGCGAGGCTTACCGCAGCCTTGGGATGAAGCATGCGGCGTATGTCATGTATGAGGATATCTTTGGCGATACGGCCGAAAAGGTGATTCCCTCGCGAATTGCCGGTTCTGACTGA